From the Astatotilapia calliptera chromosome 6, fAstCal1.2, whole genome shotgun sequence genome, one window contains:
- the ubn2a gene encoding ubinuclein-2a isoform X2, with translation MAEPRKVQFVTLSAFTAGAAAESRKRRLEDEADFNFDRAGEVEAATGAGGAASNGRLVKTGDRDKAAAEKRATVRLNLPLSEPDDRSSAEFNYGELIQNLQAKNNAPSLTSARNPDDPFNDEERERLQVEALAKKFENKYGNVGKKKRKDRMQDLIDIGFGYDETDPFIDNSEAYDELVPASLTTKLGGFYINTGTLQFRAASESEGEEDKKLNDNSEQVIKRRKKKEGNALEEKSTKKNKVPKQGVTALSLHRPEKKKRKKLIKDSLYLATMLRRFTREKEEMRKRNPNMAHSGLAGSVANKPHSGNTTNHLLSSNSTHLQDNTAANDLSLADLTSDPAVMSLLGSANEKELQDLLGDLDFSLLDTDQQHAMATARENGILGVGVPTHKAVGGGGQGRGPGPSSRLFSPPPLPNGLPAPLIKRIEDLRVASRQFDQEGRKKFFTLDMNNILLDIELQVQEQPPEVRSEIYSHMEAFVPCNKEALLKRLKKLSLNIQDDRLRTPLLKLKLAVCSVMPEQIAKYNMECMAKVAKQQSEEGDKNGSEEDDEEKPGKRIVGPRKKFVWDDKLRNLLCSLVRVKLSCYEMENQCSLSVEDYLKAFLENEVKPLWPKGWMQTRILFKESLVVHNHLTGNLVKKRMVPGPKAKPKEGLWLHKPSLGMTSTPSQPTSTSVLTSNRQPLSSSEPICLSDSLDEDLTVPSLDSISHALALLSNASKGPTDSPLSPPPLQIPTSSPPPVAPHYPSGSQLSASLAQTTQHHSLSKVESAPLTAASVVNLPTTTLPTSSSTSSSSSPAVSSLAHVQAAGLALASRTADGHYGPIKGSGVMGQTQTQRHVTMASPNHRPSTVMGKMHPHPSPSPPKHRPPPTASPLLPPHQKGFASPVGILGTMGASHALGKSSTKSSSNGSAVNSNVTASSSPSPQSRSNSTSHHGLQSFCPPSPATSSPSPTSHTAHSAQGKSHTHLHHQPNFITPMQATLTKSSHSSNSSPIIKLTPRPPAPTPPPSSSPSPSSSPSNPLSHQIISTQQQQHQFSPKTPKTFRPPFSVSGGGQVKQTQGGCSFTGAQKPQSTTSNSSINNNSNNKGVVSTVCSHPDKTPQSPSVSASHGQRQRVVGGASHGSKAGNGWVASGTLATSSTTSHLSQVSTAGTPLLGNPSALPLGFGMLGGLVPVSLPFQFPSLLNFSPPGASGAAGMGTAPSSNSGYPLAQSDLMDANQSQGGDMKRKSH, from the exons ATGGCCGAACCGAGAAAAGTGCAGTTTGTCACCCTCTCGGCCTTCACAGCTGGAGCCGCCGCGGAGTCCAGGAAACGGCGGCTGGAGGATGAGGCCGACTTCAACTTCGACAGAGCCGGGGAGGTCGAGGCAGCGACCGGGGCAGGAGGTGCCGCCAGCAACGGTCGCCTCGTTAAAACCGGCGACAGGGACAAGGCTGCAGCCGAAAAGAGGGCGACCGTGAGGCTAAACCTGCCCCTGTCCGAGCCTGACGACCGCTCGTCCGCCGAGTTTAATTACGGGGAACTCATCCAGAACCTCCAG GCAAAGAATAATGCTCCAAGTTTGACTTCAGCCCGCAATCCCGATGACCCCTTCAATGATGAGGAGAGAGAGCGGCTCCAGGTTGAAGCCCTGGCTaagaagtttgaaaataaatat GGGAACGtggggaagaagaagaggaaggatcGAATGCAAGATCTGATCGATATTGGGTTTGGCTACGATGAGACAGACCCCTTTATAGACAACTCTGAGGCT TATGACGAGCTGGTGCCCGCCTCGCTCACCACAAAGCTGGGGGGATTTTACATCAACACTGGCACGCTGCAGTTCAGAGCGGCCTCTGAatcagagggagaggaggacaAG AAGCTGAATGACAACAGCGAGCAGGTGatcaagaggaggaagaagaaagaaggaaatgcTCTGGAGGAGAAGAGCACGAAGAAGAATAAAGTACCCAAACAGGG AGTCACAGCTCTCAGCCTCCACCGAccggagaagaagaagagaaagaagctgATAAAGGACTCTCTGTATCTAGCGACCATGCTCCGCCGCTTCACCCGCGAGAAGGAAGAGATGAGGAAAAGAAACCCCAACATGGCTCACTCTGGCCTGGCAGGAAGCGTGGCTAACAAGCCCCACTCTGGCAATACAACGAACCACCTGTTATCTTCTAACTCCACCCACCTGCAGGACAACACAGCCGCCAACGACCTCTCACTGGCAGACCTCACCTCGGACCCCGCTGTGATGTCACTGCTGGGCTCAGCCAACGAGAAGGAGCTACAGGACCTCCTGGGCGACCTGGACTTCAGCTTGTTGGACACCGACCAGCAGCACGCCATGGCGACGGCCAGAGAGAATGGCATACTGGGAGTCGGTGTGCCAACTCATAAAGCGGTAGGAGGAGGTGGCCAAGGGCGTGGCCcggggccctccagcagactgTTTTCGCCGCCTCCGCTTCCCAATGGACTGCCTGCTCCTCTTATTAAACGCATCGAGGACCTGCGGGTG GCTTCGCGGCAGTTTGATCAGGAGGGCAGGAAGAAATTTTTCACCCTGGACATGAATAACATTCTCCTGGA TATTGAGCTGCAGGTCCAAGAGCAGCCTCCCGAGGTGCGCTCAGAAATCTACTCCCACATGGAGGCGTTTGTGCCGTGCAACAAAGAGGCGCTCCTCAAACGCCTGAAGAAGCTCAGCCTGAACATCCAG gACGATCGACTGCGGACGCCACTTTTGAAGCTGAAGCTAGCAGTGTGCAGTGTGATGCCTGAGCAGATAGCGAAATATAACATGGAGTGCATGGCTAAGGTTGCAAA ACAGCAGTCAGAGGAGGGCGATAAGAACGGCTCAGAGGAGGACGATGAGGAGAAACCTGGGAAGAGAATCGTGGGACCTCGGAAGAAGTTTGTCTGGGACGACAAGCTCAG gaaCCTGCTGTGCAGCTTAGTGCGAGTGAAGCTGAGCTGCTATGAGATGGAGAACCAGTGCTCTCTGTCTGTGGAGGACTACCTCAAGGCTTTCTTAGAGAATGAGGTCAAACCACTGTGGCCCAAGGGCTGGATGCAGACCAG GATCTTGTTCAAGGAGAGCCTTGTTGTTCACAATCACCTCACTGGAAACCT agtgaaaaagagaatgGTGCCTGGACCCAAGGCTAAACCCAAG GAGGGCCTTTGGCTCCACAAACCATCGCTCGGCATGACCTCCACCCCATCTCAGCCCACCTCCACATCTGTTCTGACCTCCAACCGCCAGCCCCTCTCCTCCTCGGAGCCCATCTGTTTGTCAGACTCTCTGGATGAAGATCTGACCGTTCCCTCTCTGGACTCCATCTCCCACGCTCTGGCCCTCCTCAGCAATGCATCCAAGGGTCCCACAGACAGCCCTTTGTCTCCCCCACCGCTGCAAATACCAACCTCTTCTCCTCCACCCGTCGCCCCTCACTACCCCTCAGGCTCTCAGCTTTCTGCCTCGTTAGCACAGACAACGCAGCACCATTCCCTGTCTAAAGTGGAGAGTGCTCCGCTGACAGCTGCATCTGTTGTGAACTTGCCAACAACAACGCTACCAACCTCCTCTTctacctcctcttcctcgtccCCGGCTGTCTCCTCCCTTGCTCACGTGCAGGCAGCAGGCCTAGCGTTAGCCTCCAGGACTGCAGACGGTCACTATGGCCCGATCAAAGGATCTGGTGTCATGGGCCAAACCCAGACTCAGAGACATGTTACCATGGCGTCACCCAATCACCGGCCAAGCACAGTGATGGGGAAGATGCATCCGCACCCCTCCCCTTCTCCTCCAAAGCATCGGCCTCCTCCGACAGCTTCCCCGCTGCTGCCCCCCCATCAGAAAGGCTTTGCTAGCCCGGTGGGGATACTGGGAACAATGGGAGCAAGTCACGCACTGGGAAAGAGCAGCACCAAATCCAGCAGCAATGGCAGCGCTGTCAACAGCAACGTCACAGCTTCCTCCTCCCCTTCCCCTCAGTCCCGCTCCAACTCTACCTCCCACCATGGCTTGCAGTCCTTTTGCCCCCCGTCACCGGCCACCTCCTCACCCTCGCCAACCTCCCATACCGCACACTCCGCTCAAGGTAAATCCCACACACACCTCCACCACCAGCCCAACTTCATCACACCCATGCAGGCCACCCTCACCAAGTCCTCGCACAGCAGCAACTCTTCTCCCATCATCAAGCTAACCCCTCGGCCTCCCGCCCCCACCCCGCCACCCTCATCCTCCCCCTCGCCATCATCCTCACCGTCAAATCCGCTTTCCCATCAAATAATCTCCACCCAACAGCAGCAACACCAGTTCTCTcccaaaacccccaaaactttCCGGCCCCCCTTCAGTGTATCAGGTGGCGGGCAGGTGAAACAAACACAGGGcggctgcagcttcactggagCCCAGAAACCTCAGTCCACCACTAGCAACAGTAGCATCAACAACAACTCTAACAACAAGGGAGTGGTCTCGACAGTCTGCAGTCATCCGGACAAAACCCCCCAATCACCTTCAGTCTCAGCCAGTCACGGGCAGAGGCAGAGGGTAGTGGGTGGGGCCAGCCACGGCTCAAAGGCTGGAAATGGTTGGGTGGCTTCAGGAACTTTGGCCACATCCTCCACAACGTCACACCTCTCACAG GTATCGACTGCAGGCACTCCCCTCCTGGGCAACCCCTCTGCTTTGCCCCTGGGCTTCGGGATGTTGGGAGGTCTGGTGCCTGTCTCGCTACCCTTCCAGTTTCCGTCGTTGCTCAATTTCAGCCCTCCTGGAGCTTCCGGGGCGGCTGGAATGGGCACAGCACCCAGCTCCAACTCAGGATACCCGTTAGCACAGAGCGACCTAATGG ATGCGAACCAAAGCCAGGGTGGAGACATGAAGAGGAAATCCCACTGA
- the ubn2a gene encoding ubinuclein-2a isoform X1 — translation MAEPRKVQFVTLSAFTAGAAAESRKRRLEDEADFNFDRAGEVEAATGAGGAASNGRLVKTGDRDKAAAEKRATVRLNLPLSEPDDRSSAEFNYGELIQNLQAKNNAPSLTSARNPDDPFNDEERERLQVEALAKKFENKYGNVGKKKRKDRMQDLIDIGFGYDETDPFIDNSEAYDELVPASLTTKLGGFYINTGTLQFRAASESEGEEDKKLNDNSEQVIKRRKKKEGNALEEKSTKKNKVPKQGVTALSLHRPEKKKRKKLIKDSLYLATMLRRFTREKEEMRKRNPNMAHSGLAGSVANKPHSGNTTNHLLSSNSTHLQDNTAANDLSLADLTSDPAVMSLLGSANEKELQDLLGDLDFSLLDTDQQHAMATARENGILGVGVPTHKAVGGGGQGRGPGPSSRLFSPPPLPNGLPAPLIKRIEDLRVASRQFDQEGRKKFFTLDMNNILLDIELQVQEQPPEVRSEIYSHMEAFVPCNKEALLKRLKKLSLNIQDDRLRTPLLKLKLAVCSVMPEQIAKYNMECMAKVAKQQSEEGDKNGSEEDDEEKPGKRIVGPRKKFVWDDKLRNLLCSLVRVKLSCYEMENQCSLSVEDYLKAFLENEVKPLWPKGWMQTRILFKESLVVHNHLTGNLVKKRMVPGPKAKPKEGLWLHKPSLGMTSTPSQPTSTSVLTSNRQPLSSSEPICLSDSLDEDLTVPSLDSISHALALLSNASKGPTDSPLSPPPLQIPTSSPPPVAPHYPSGSQLSASLAQTTQHHSLSKVESAPLTAASVVNLPTTTLPTSSSTSSSSSPAVSSLAHVQAAGLALASRTADGHYGPIKGSGVMGQTQTQRHVTMASPNHRPSTVMGKMHPHPSPSPPKHRPPPTASPLLPPHQKGFASPVGILGTMGASHALGKSSTKSSSNGSAVNSNVTASSSPSPQSRSNSTSHHGLQSFCPPSPATSSPSPTSHTAHSAQGKSHTHLHHQPNFITPMQATLTKSSHSSNSSPIIKLTPRPPAPTPPPSSSPSPSSSPSNPLSHQIISTQQQQHQFSPKTPKTFRPPFSVSGGGQVKQTQGGCSFTGAQKPQSTTSNSSINNNSNNKGVVSTVCSHPDKTPQSPSVSASHGQRQRVVGGASHGSKAGNGWVASGTLATSSTTSHLSQVSTAGTPLLGNPSALPLGFGMLGGLVPVSLPFQFPSLLNFSPPGASGAAGMGTAPSSNSGYPLAQSDLMDLYKSLQSGSQAALPPHLQLAFSDANQSQGGDMKRKSH, via the exons ATGGCCGAACCGAGAAAAGTGCAGTTTGTCACCCTCTCGGCCTTCACAGCTGGAGCCGCCGCGGAGTCCAGGAAACGGCGGCTGGAGGATGAGGCCGACTTCAACTTCGACAGAGCCGGGGAGGTCGAGGCAGCGACCGGGGCAGGAGGTGCCGCCAGCAACGGTCGCCTCGTTAAAACCGGCGACAGGGACAAGGCTGCAGCCGAAAAGAGGGCGACCGTGAGGCTAAACCTGCCCCTGTCCGAGCCTGACGACCGCTCGTCCGCCGAGTTTAATTACGGGGAACTCATCCAGAACCTCCAG GCAAAGAATAATGCTCCAAGTTTGACTTCAGCCCGCAATCCCGATGACCCCTTCAATGATGAGGAGAGAGAGCGGCTCCAGGTTGAAGCCCTGGCTaagaagtttgaaaataaatat GGGAACGtggggaagaagaagaggaaggatcGAATGCAAGATCTGATCGATATTGGGTTTGGCTACGATGAGACAGACCCCTTTATAGACAACTCTGAGGCT TATGACGAGCTGGTGCCCGCCTCGCTCACCACAAAGCTGGGGGGATTTTACATCAACACTGGCACGCTGCAGTTCAGAGCGGCCTCTGAatcagagggagaggaggacaAG AAGCTGAATGACAACAGCGAGCAGGTGatcaagaggaggaagaagaaagaaggaaatgcTCTGGAGGAGAAGAGCACGAAGAAGAATAAAGTACCCAAACAGGG AGTCACAGCTCTCAGCCTCCACCGAccggagaagaagaagagaaagaagctgATAAAGGACTCTCTGTATCTAGCGACCATGCTCCGCCGCTTCACCCGCGAGAAGGAAGAGATGAGGAAAAGAAACCCCAACATGGCTCACTCTGGCCTGGCAGGAAGCGTGGCTAACAAGCCCCACTCTGGCAATACAACGAACCACCTGTTATCTTCTAACTCCACCCACCTGCAGGACAACACAGCCGCCAACGACCTCTCACTGGCAGACCTCACCTCGGACCCCGCTGTGATGTCACTGCTGGGCTCAGCCAACGAGAAGGAGCTACAGGACCTCCTGGGCGACCTGGACTTCAGCTTGTTGGACACCGACCAGCAGCACGCCATGGCGACGGCCAGAGAGAATGGCATACTGGGAGTCGGTGTGCCAACTCATAAAGCGGTAGGAGGAGGTGGCCAAGGGCGTGGCCcggggccctccagcagactgTTTTCGCCGCCTCCGCTTCCCAATGGACTGCCTGCTCCTCTTATTAAACGCATCGAGGACCTGCGGGTG GCTTCGCGGCAGTTTGATCAGGAGGGCAGGAAGAAATTTTTCACCCTGGACATGAATAACATTCTCCTGGA TATTGAGCTGCAGGTCCAAGAGCAGCCTCCCGAGGTGCGCTCAGAAATCTACTCCCACATGGAGGCGTTTGTGCCGTGCAACAAAGAGGCGCTCCTCAAACGCCTGAAGAAGCTCAGCCTGAACATCCAG gACGATCGACTGCGGACGCCACTTTTGAAGCTGAAGCTAGCAGTGTGCAGTGTGATGCCTGAGCAGATAGCGAAATATAACATGGAGTGCATGGCTAAGGTTGCAAA ACAGCAGTCAGAGGAGGGCGATAAGAACGGCTCAGAGGAGGACGATGAGGAGAAACCTGGGAAGAGAATCGTGGGACCTCGGAAGAAGTTTGTCTGGGACGACAAGCTCAG gaaCCTGCTGTGCAGCTTAGTGCGAGTGAAGCTGAGCTGCTATGAGATGGAGAACCAGTGCTCTCTGTCTGTGGAGGACTACCTCAAGGCTTTCTTAGAGAATGAGGTCAAACCACTGTGGCCCAAGGGCTGGATGCAGACCAG GATCTTGTTCAAGGAGAGCCTTGTTGTTCACAATCACCTCACTGGAAACCT agtgaaaaagagaatgGTGCCTGGACCCAAGGCTAAACCCAAG GAGGGCCTTTGGCTCCACAAACCATCGCTCGGCATGACCTCCACCCCATCTCAGCCCACCTCCACATCTGTTCTGACCTCCAACCGCCAGCCCCTCTCCTCCTCGGAGCCCATCTGTTTGTCAGACTCTCTGGATGAAGATCTGACCGTTCCCTCTCTGGACTCCATCTCCCACGCTCTGGCCCTCCTCAGCAATGCATCCAAGGGTCCCACAGACAGCCCTTTGTCTCCCCCACCGCTGCAAATACCAACCTCTTCTCCTCCACCCGTCGCCCCTCACTACCCCTCAGGCTCTCAGCTTTCTGCCTCGTTAGCACAGACAACGCAGCACCATTCCCTGTCTAAAGTGGAGAGTGCTCCGCTGACAGCTGCATCTGTTGTGAACTTGCCAACAACAACGCTACCAACCTCCTCTTctacctcctcttcctcgtccCCGGCTGTCTCCTCCCTTGCTCACGTGCAGGCAGCAGGCCTAGCGTTAGCCTCCAGGACTGCAGACGGTCACTATGGCCCGATCAAAGGATCTGGTGTCATGGGCCAAACCCAGACTCAGAGACATGTTACCATGGCGTCACCCAATCACCGGCCAAGCACAGTGATGGGGAAGATGCATCCGCACCCCTCCCCTTCTCCTCCAAAGCATCGGCCTCCTCCGACAGCTTCCCCGCTGCTGCCCCCCCATCAGAAAGGCTTTGCTAGCCCGGTGGGGATACTGGGAACAATGGGAGCAAGTCACGCACTGGGAAAGAGCAGCACCAAATCCAGCAGCAATGGCAGCGCTGTCAACAGCAACGTCACAGCTTCCTCCTCCCCTTCCCCTCAGTCCCGCTCCAACTCTACCTCCCACCATGGCTTGCAGTCCTTTTGCCCCCCGTCACCGGCCACCTCCTCACCCTCGCCAACCTCCCATACCGCACACTCCGCTCAAGGTAAATCCCACACACACCTCCACCACCAGCCCAACTTCATCACACCCATGCAGGCCACCCTCACCAAGTCCTCGCACAGCAGCAACTCTTCTCCCATCATCAAGCTAACCCCTCGGCCTCCCGCCCCCACCCCGCCACCCTCATCCTCCCCCTCGCCATCATCCTCACCGTCAAATCCGCTTTCCCATCAAATAATCTCCACCCAACAGCAGCAACACCAGTTCTCTcccaaaacccccaaaactttCCGGCCCCCCTTCAGTGTATCAGGTGGCGGGCAGGTGAAACAAACACAGGGcggctgcagcttcactggagCCCAGAAACCTCAGTCCACCACTAGCAACAGTAGCATCAACAACAACTCTAACAACAAGGGAGTGGTCTCGACAGTCTGCAGTCATCCGGACAAAACCCCCCAATCACCTTCAGTCTCAGCCAGTCACGGGCAGAGGCAGAGGGTAGTGGGTGGGGCCAGCCACGGCTCAAAGGCTGGAAATGGTTGGGTGGCTTCAGGAACTTTGGCCACATCCTCCACAACGTCACACCTCTCACAG GTATCGACTGCAGGCACTCCCCTCCTGGGCAACCCCTCTGCTTTGCCCCTGGGCTTCGGGATGTTGGGAGGTCTGGTGCCTGTCTCGCTACCCTTCCAGTTTCCGTCGTTGCTCAATTTCAGCCCTCCTGGAGCTTCCGGGGCGGCTGGAATGGGCACAGCACCCAGCTCCAACTCAGGATACCCGTTAGCACAGAGCGACCTAATGG ATCTGTATAAGAGTCTCCAGTCAGGGTCACAGGCTGCCCTACCTCCTCACTTGCAGCTTGCTTTTTCAG ATGCGAACCAAAGCCAGGGTGGAGACATGAAGAGGAAATCCCACTGA